The genomic segment CGCTGAGCCCAGAAGCCCGCGCAAGACGCGCGATCCGCACCGCTTCCTCCGCCGTGCTTGCTCCTGAAGTATTCGGCAAATATTGATACGATTGGCCTTGCAAATGCTGAAGAATCGAATCGTCCTCGGTCGCCTCCAAATTAATGCGGCGAATCGCAAACGTCAGCACCTCGGCGCCTGACGCCTCAATCGCCTCCCTCTGTACATAAGGACTTGGAAAAAGCCCGGTGCCGATAAAAAATCGGGACGTTAGTTCACGGTTGCCAATATGCCATACATCCGGCTTCATTCGCTTCAGCCTCCTCCTACAAAATGTACAAGCTCGATTTTCATGCCTTCGCGAACTTCGGTTGCTGCCCATTGCTCCTGTGTCAGCACCGCTCCATCCGCTTCAACGACAACCGGCTTGCCCGTCAGTTCAAAATGGGCAATAACCTCTTCAATCGTCCTCGCTGCCAGCTCCTGCTTCACACCGTTAATGACTAGTTCCATTATGACTCTCCCCATTTATCCAGCTTGTCTAGAAAAGAACGGCAGGTGCCGGAAATATCGCTGCTGCCGACAATTTCGCTAACCGCGCAAATGCGCGTCGCGCCAGCTGCAATAACCTCATCCACATTGCGCAGCTTGATGCCGCCGATAGCGACAAATGGGATTTTCACCTTATCCGCTACCTCGCGCACATAATTAACCGTTACCGGATCAACAACGTCAACCTTCGTCTTCGTCGGAAACACAGGACCGACACCGATGTAGTCGGCACCTTGCTCCTCGGCAAGCAGGGCCTCTTCAATGGCATGCGTGGAAATGCCGATGATTTTATCGCCCACAAGCTTGCGTGCTTCCACAAGCGGCACATCGCCCTGGCCCAAATGAATGCCGTCCGCATCCACTTCCAGCGCAATATCAATGTAGTCATTGACGATAAAGGTTACGCCATGCTTGCGGGTCAGCTCGCGGAGCGCCCGTGCTTTTTCCAAAATCGCCGGCTTGTCACCCGACTTGTCGCGCAGCTGAATAATATCAACGCCGCCGTAAATCGCTTCCTCCATTACCTCGATTAAATCGCGGCCCGGATGAAATTCCTCGCCTGTAATCGCATATAAACGAAAATCCTTCATATTCACACATTCCCTTCGCTGTTGGAGACTATGACGAAATAAAGTGCCGCTAATTTATTGACAACACTCCCAAAAGCGTGGAGATTTTGCCAACAAAAGCGGGTACTAATTTTCTCGCAGCTCCTTAGTTTCCGATATAACGGGCATATAAGGTTTTGGCACGGACCATATCTTCCGTTCCCTGCACAAGCACACGCCCATCGGGGAACAGCACGAGCCGCTCGCCTTCCGGCAGCTCGGCTTTCAGCAAATAAGCGTTATGCGTAAGCTCCACAGCAATCGGTTCCAGCCTTTGCCGCCACTGCTCCAAATGAAGCGGAGCGCCGCCGGAAATTTGCACGGTGCTGCGTCCGCATAGCGAGACCGCCGCATCCTGCTCTGCTACCTGCAAAGCCGGATACTGCTTCAGCTGGCAGCAAGGGCACTGCTTCGCAGGCTCGCCCAGCTTCATCTCGAATGCGTGATTTTGCCATAAATCGAAGGTCATTAGGCTGTTTCTTCTTTTATCCGCAGCTCCGACCAAATATTTAAGCGCCTCTACCGCTTGGTAGGAAGCGACAATATCCACAACTGGCGAAATAACGCCAATCATATCGCAGGTTTGTCCGCCCGCATCCGCCGATTGAATAAAGCAGCGCAGACACGGCGTAGCGCCCGGCACGAGAATCGCGCTCATGCCCCGCGAGCTGACCGCCCCGCCATAAGTAAACGGAATGCCGCTGCGGA from the Paenibacillus sp. BIHB 4019 genome contains:
- the thiS gene encoding sulfur carrier protein ThiS, translating into MELVINGVKQELAARTIEEVIAHFELTGKPVVVEADGAVLTQEQWAATEVREGMKIELVHFVGGG
- the thiE gene encoding thiamine phosphate synthase; protein product: MKDFRLYAITGEEFHPGRDLIEVMEEAIYGGVDIIQLRDKSGDKPAILEKARALRELTRKHGVTFIVNDYIDIALEVDADGIHLGQGDVPLVEARKLVGDKIIGISTHAIEEALLAEEQGADYIGVGPVFPTKTKVDVVDPVTVNYVREVADKVKIPFVAIGGIKLRNVDEVIAAGATRICAVSEIVGSSDISGTCRSFLDKLDKWGES
- a CDS encoding ThiF family adenylyltransferase, with amino-acid sequence MDERYSRQMLFTPIGEAGQRKLSESAVLIIGMGALGTVLANHMVRAGVGLVRFVDRDYVERSNLQRQMLYDEEDVENGYPKAVAAEKKLRKINSDVKIEAIVADVTVQNIDALLADIDLVLDGTDNFQTRFLLNDACFRSGIPFTYGGAVSSRGMSAILVPGATPCLRCFIQSADAGGQTCDMIGVISPVVDIVASYQAVEALKYLVGAADKRRNSLMTFDLWQNHAFEMKLGEPAKQCPCCQLKQYPALQVAEQDAAVSLCGRSTVQISGGAPLHLEQWRQRLEPIAVELTHNAYLLKAELPEGERLVLFPDGRVLVQGTEDMVRAKTLYARYIGN